One Sphingomonas sp. OV641 genomic window carries:
- a CDS encoding DUF6481 family protein — protein MAGAKIPNFGERATASREAKQRALEKLRNKPALDPEAAAARAAALEARETAAAERRAAHRAAIESEKAARAEARAKAQAEADAEAERLAAARRAAPIKVPTPAELKAARDARYAARKARQRG, from the coding sequence ATGGCAGGAGCTAAGATTCCCAACTTCGGCGAACGCGCAACCGCGTCCCGAGAAGCAAAGCAGCGCGCACTGGAAAAACTGCGCAACAAACCGGCGCTTGATCCGGAGGCAGCAGCAGCCCGCGCCGCCGCGCTAGAGGCGCGTGAGACGGCAGCGGCTGAGCGTCGTGCGGCGCACCGCGCGGCGATCGAAAGCGAGAAGGCAGCCCGGGCGGAAGCGCGCGCCAAGGCCCAGGCCGAAGCCGATGCGGAGGCGGAGCGACTCGCCGCCGCCCGTCGTGCCGCTCCGATCAAGGTGCCGACGCCGGCGGAGCTGAAGGCCGCGCGCGACGCACGCTACGCTGCACGCAAGGCGCGCCAGCGCGGGTGA
- the nudC gene encoding NAD(+) diphosphatase produces the protein MSVPGFTGGTLSRVADHRNDAEAFAAAMGDWRARLLKLDGYDPEITEDGRLGWTMVTEAADDAHIVLLGFDEGRPRFAAAPEGVPAPPLRSPALFRALDQLAPGEAATYAMARAVLDWNARHRFCANCGTLTTPFRAGWGRKCGNCSTEHFPRVDPVVIMIAEHDGRALLGRQPSWPAGRYSALAGFLEPGESIEEAVAREIQEEAGVRVSGVRYVASQPWPFPSQLMIACVGIAEDDAITLDENELEKAGWFTREEVRASLAGEGPFVAPPTYAIAHTLLTLWANEG, from the coding sequence ATGAGCGTGCCGGGCTTCACGGGCGGCACGCTCAGCCGCGTTGCCGATCACCGCAACGATGCGGAGGCCTTTGCCGCCGCCATGGGCGACTGGCGCGCCCGGCTGCTCAAGCTGGACGGCTATGATCCCGAAATCACCGAGGATGGCCGCCTTGGCTGGACGATGGTGACGGAGGCGGCGGACGACGCGCATATCGTGCTGCTCGGCTTTGACGAGGGGCGGCCGCGCTTCGCCGCCGCGCCGGAAGGCGTGCCTGCTCCGCCGCTGCGTTCACCCGCGCTGTTCCGCGCGCTTGACCAGCTCGCGCCCGGTGAGGCCGCCACTTATGCCATGGCGCGCGCGGTGCTCGACTGGAATGCGCGGCACCGCTTCTGTGCCAATTGCGGTACGCTGACCACGCCGTTCCGTGCCGGCTGGGGCCGTAAATGCGGGAATTGTTCGACCGAGCATTTTCCGCGCGTCGACCCGGTGGTGATCATGATCGCCGAGCATGACGGGCGCGCCCTGCTCGGACGTCAGCCAAGCTGGCCCGCCGGTCGCTATTCCGCGCTCGCCGGCTTTCTGGAGCCGGGCGAGTCGATCGAGGAGGCTGTCGCGCGCGAGATTCAAGAGGAGGCCGGCGTGCGCGTTTCCGGCGTCCGTTATGTGGCGAGCCAGCCCTGGCCGTTCCCGTCGCAACTGATGATCGCCTGTGTCGGCATTGCCGAGGATGATGCGATCACGCTCGACGAGAATGAGCTGGAAAAGGCCGGTTGGTTCACGCGCGAGGAAGTGCGCGCATCGCTCGCGGGTGAGGGGCCGTTCGTCGCGCCGCCTACCTATGCCATCGCGCACACGCTGCTGACGCTCTGGGCGAACGAAGGCTGA
- a CDS encoding CHAD domain-containing protein, whose amino-acid sequence MTRSAAGERPTEIELKLETDANAAASLRQSAMLTGSAGSEREQFTTYFDTPDADLRAAGVSLRVRRIGERHIQTIKAGGPATAGIFARPEWEREIAGPGPDMDDLAPLHGVVGDSAPVRLRPVFTIAVRRHSWEIERSGTAIELVADEGTVSVEDRHAAVAEIEAELMSGDPAALFALARDLGREVPLRLGVLTKAERGYRLAENLLHRPAKAERVELDEGANVAQAFAAIAGSCLRQFRLNEDALRKNPQPDALHQARVALRRLRSALSIFKPVLADDRFDHFAAELRRLAHALGEARDLDVLVGRLGPNADPAIHTAREQAYAAALATLDTQRTRDLMIDLVAWITVGEWRVRPVDPAVVEQPAEDFAAASLRRLRRRLKKRGQDLDTLDDEQRHRVRILAKKLRYVAEFFESLFTGKKARRRYKAFRKRLAALQEDLGELNDLATAPALLKRFDLDEQACSPDRREALIADAAKAHRSLIKAERFW is encoded by the coding sequence ATGACCAGAAGCGCAGCAGGCGAGCGACCGACCGAGATCGAGCTGAAGCTGGAGACTGATGCCAATGCGGCCGCGTCGCTGCGCCAATCGGCGATGCTGACCGGCAGCGCCGGGTCGGAACGGGAGCAGTTCACCACCTATTTCGATACGCCCGATGCGGATCTGCGCGCCGCTGGCGTCTCGCTGCGGGTGCGCCGGATCGGCGAGCGCCACATCCAGACCATCAAGGCCGGCGGCCCTGCCACGGCCGGCATCTTCGCCCGCCCGGAATGGGAGCGGGAGATTGCGGGGCCTGGCCCCGACATGGACGACCTCGCACCGCTGCATGGCGTGGTGGGCGACAGCGCCCCCGTTCGCCTGCGTCCCGTGTTCACCATCGCTGTCCGGCGCCATAGCTGGGAGATCGAGCGCTCCGGTACCGCGATCGAGCTGGTCGCGGACGAGGGGACGGTTTCCGTAGAAGACCGCCACGCCGCGGTGGCCGAGATCGAAGCCGAGTTGATGAGCGGCGACCCCGCGGCATTGTTCGCGCTCGCGCGGGACCTAGGCCGCGAGGTGCCGCTGCGCCTTGGCGTGCTGACAAAGGCAGAGCGCGGTTATCGCCTGGCGGAAAACCTGCTGCACCGGCCGGCCAAGGCAGAGCGCGTCGAACTGGACGAAGGAGCGAATGTCGCACAGGCGTTCGCCGCAATTGCCGGTTCATGCCTGCGCCAGTTTCGCCTCAACGAAGACGCGCTGCGCAAGAACCCGCAGCCGGATGCCCTGCATCAGGCGCGGGTCGCGCTGCGACGGCTGCGGTCGGCCCTGTCGATCTTCAAGCCCGTGCTCGCCGACGACCGCTTCGACCATTTCGCGGCGGAGCTACGCCGGCTGGCCCATGCGCTTGGCGAGGCACGCGATCTCGACGTGCTGGTAGGACGGCTGGGCCCGAACGCCGACCCCGCGATCCACACCGCCCGCGAGCAGGCCTATGCCGCTGCCTTGGCCACGCTCGATACGCAGCGGACGCGCGACCTGATGATCGACCTGGTTGCCTGGATCACGGTTGGTGAGTGGCGCGTACGTCCGGTCGATCCGGCCGTGGTCGAGCAGCCGGCCGAAGATTTCGCCGCCGCCTCGCTCCGCCGACTACGTCGCCGGCTTAAGAAGCGTGGGCAGGATCTCGACACGCTGGACGATGAGCAGCGGCATCGCGTTCGCATTCTCGCCAAGAAGCTGCGTTATGTTGCGGAGTTCTTCGAAAGCCTGTTCACGGGCAAGAAGGCCCGGCGGCGCTACAAGGCGTTTCGCAAGCGGCTGGCCGCGCTTCAGGAGGACCTGGGCGAACTGAACGACCTTGCCACCGCGCCGGCGCTGCTGAAGCGGTTCGATCTCGACGAACAAGCCTGCTCGCCGGATCGCCGCGAAGCGCTGATCGCGGATGCGGCGAAGGCGCATCGCTCGCTGATCAAGGCCGAACGCTTCTGGTAA
- a CDS encoding S9 family peptidase has product MRKMLLAGVVLALSTGAAAQGTPSAPRAAKKPHEVKSPNGIRNDEYYWLRDDTRKNPDMLAYLQAENAYADAQLATLKPLQDTLYQETVSHIKQDDSSVPYRKNGYWYQTRFDTGADYPVIERRKGDRDAPAELMFDQPAMAKGHSFFALSDWAVSPDNRLVAYAEDLVGRRQYTVKVKDLATGQLLADTITNAEPNIVWAGDNRTILYVAKDPTTLRGYKVMAHVLGTPVQQDRTLYEEKDDTFQMGITRTSDDRFICIVVQSTVSDEQRCAPAATPATFQTLAPRKRELRYQADHMDGRWIVRTNLRAKNYTLMTVADGAAGGGTASWKDLTPASDAVFIEGFKPFTGFIAVDQREGGNRMIRVLDSAGKSLPVKADEPAYRMALDVNEEPDTPWVRYTYGSLVTPTTTYEVNAKTGERRVLKVAPVPGYDPANYVTERVWATARDGTKIPVSLVHRKDVKRDGTAPLFQYAYGSYGNSMDPAVDPGRIGLLDRGVVYALAHIRGGQEMGRQWYDDGHLLNKKNSFTDFIDVTRYLVAQKYAAKGRVAAMGGSAGGLLMGAVANMAPEDYKVIVAQVPFVDVVTTMLDASIPLTTFEYDEWGNPAQKQYYEYMLSYSPYDQVAAKAYPAMYVGTGLWDSQVQYYEPAKWVARLRDKKTDNNPLLFRVNMEAGHGGKSGRFERYRQNAEWGAFVLQQLDVVG; this is encoded by the coding sequence ATGCGCAAGATGTTGCTGGCGGGCGTGGTCCTCGCCCTATCCACCGGGGCAGCGGCGCAGGGCACGCCAAGCGCGCCGCGCGCGGCCAAGAAGCCGCATGAGGTGAAATCCCCCAACGGCATCCGCAACGACGAATATTACTGGCTGCGCGACGACACGCGCAAGAACCCGGACATGCTGGCCTATCTGCAGGCCGAGAACGCCTATGCCGACGCGCAGCTCGCCACGCTGAAGCCGCTTCAGGACACATTGTACCAGGAGACGGTGAGCCACATCAAACAGGATGACAGCTCCGTTCCCTATCGGAAGAACGGCTATTGGTATCAGACCCGCTTCGACACCGGGGCCGACTATCCGGTGATCGAGCGCCGCAAGGGCGATCGCGATGCCCCGGCGGAACTGATGTTCGACCAGCCGGCGATGGCCAAGGGGCACAGCTTCTTCGCGCTGTCGGATTGGGCGGTCAGCCCCGACAACCGCCTGGTCGCCTATGCCGAGGACCTGGTCGGCCGCCGGCAATATACGGTGAAGGTGAAGGACCTCGCGACCGGGCAGCTCCTGGCCGACACAATCACCAATGCGGAACCCAACATCGTTTGGGCCGGCGACAATCGCACGATCCTGTACGTCGCCAAGGATCCCACGACGCTCCGTGGCTACAAGGTGATGGCGCATGTCCTGGGCACGCCGGTGCAGCAGGACAGGACGCTGTACGAAGAGAAGGACGACACCTTCCAGATGGGGATCACGCGCACCAGCGATGATCGCTTCATCTGCATCGTCGTCCAGTCCACCGTCAGCGACGAGCAACGCTGCGCCCCCGCGGCCACGCCTGCGACGTTCCAGACACTTGCGCCGCGCAAGCGTGAGCTGCGCTACCAGGCGGATCATATGGACGGTCGCTGGATCGTCCGCACGAACCTTCGCGCCAAGAACTATACGCTGATGACCGTCGCAGACGGCGCGGCCGGTGGCGGCACGGCTTCGTGGAAGGACCTGACACCCGCCAGCGACGCCGTCTTCATCGAAGGCTTCAAGCCGTTCACCGGCTTCATCGCCGTTGATCAGCGCGAGGGCGGCAACCGCATGATCCGGGTGCTCGATTCCGCTGGCAAGTCGCTGCCGGTAAAGGCCGATGAGCCCGCTTATCGCATGGCACTGGACGTCAACGAGGAGCCGGATACCCCCTGGGTGCGCTACACCTATGGCTCGCTGGTGACGCCGACCACCACCTATGAGGTGAATGCGAAAACGGGCGAGCGGCGCGTGCTGAAGGTCGCGCCGGTGCCCGGCTATGATCCCGCCAATTACGTCACGGAGCGCGTCTGGGCGACCGCGCGCGACGGCACGAAGATCCCGGTCAGCCTCGTGCACCGCAAGGACGTGAAGCGCGACGGCACCGCGCCGCTGTTCCAATATGCCTATGGCAGCTACGGCAATTCGATGGACCCGGCGGTCGATCCCGGGCGGATCGGCCTGCTCGATCGCGGCGTCGTCTATGCCCTCGCCCACATCCGCGGCGGTCAGGAAATGGGCCGCCAATGGTATGATGACGGCCATCTGCTGAACAAGAAGAACAGCTTCACCGACTTCATCGACGTGACCCGCTATCTCGTGGCGCAGAAATATGCCGCAAAGGGCCGCGTCGCCGCCATGGGCGGATCCGCCGGCGGGCTGCTGATGGGTGCAGTCGCGAACATGGCACCCGAGGATTACAAGGTGATCGTGGCCCAGGTGCCGTTTGTCGACGTGGTGACCACGATGCTCGACGCGTCGATCCCGCTCACCACGTTCGAATATGACGAATGGGGCAACCCGGCGCAGAAGCAATATTATGAGTATATGCTGAGCTACTCGCCTTATGATCAGGTGGCGGCGAAGGCCTATCCCGCCATGTATGTCGGCACCGGCCTGTGGGACAGCCAGGTGCAATATTACGAGCCGGCCAAGTGGGTCGCGCGCCTGCGCGACAAGAAGACGGACAACAATCCGCTGCTGTTCCGCGTGAACATGGAAGCCGGCCATGGCGGCAAGTCCGGCCGGTTCGAACGCTATCGCCAGAATGCCGAATGGGGCGCGTTCGTGCTTCAGCAGTTGGACGTGGTGGGCTGA
- a CDS encoding serine hydrolase, translated as MHGTWKKPRSGNRITVIAALALLAGVGSTLAFTSRQPADTADPITSKMRPLPVTRADPPRVNYQQLDRRIARLMQEPNMVGLAVATVERGRLRFIRGYGETQAGSGDPVTPDTVFRWASLSKGVASALVTKLAGENRLSLDAPLSAMGTTLTLPGDTHNATVADLLSHRLGLVRNAWDDRLEAGADPKAIRAELGTLPPFCKPGTCYAYQNIAYDAASEIVERTTGQDYATAARARLFTPLGMSNASVGRAGLEAAASWAKPHHMARRPVSVNDYYYRVPAAGGVNSSVRDLTRWMLAQMGAAPKVLPQPLLEAMHRPRVDTPPHGPRAAMDRALTDAAYGLGWRSYHYAGHSLVGHRGSVDGYGSLILFDPADHSGIVMLWNSNRHVAARLQLEFFDMLYGLAPTDWLELPDKPLTR; from the coding sequence ATGCACGGTACGTGGAAGAAGCCGCGGAGTGGAAACAGGATTACCGTCATCGCCGCCCTGGCGCTGCTCGCCGGCGTGGGATCAACCCTGGCGTTCACGTCCAGGCAGCCGGCGGACACCGCGGATCCCATCACGTCCAAGATGCGCCCGCTGCCCGTGACCCGCGCAGACCCGCCGCGCGTGAATTACCAGCAGCTCGATCGGCGGATCGCGCGGCTGATGCAGGAGCCGAACATGGTCGGCCTTGCCGTCGCCACGGTGGAGCGCGGCCGGCTGCGCTTCATCCGTGGCTATGGCGAGACGCAGGCGGGATCGGGCGATCCGGTCACGCCGGACACGGTGTTCCGCTGGGCATCGCTGTCCAAGGGCGTGGCATCGGCCCTGGTCACCAAGCTGGCGGGCGAGAACCGCCTGTCGCTGGACGCGCCGCTGTCCGCCATGGGCACCACCCTCACCCTGCCCGGCGACACGCACAACGCCACGGTGGCGGACCTGCTGTCCCATCGGCTGGGGCTGGTCCGCAATGCCTGGGACGACCGGCTGGAGGCGGGCGCCGATCCCAAGGCGATCCGTGCGGAGCTTGGCACCCTGCCCCCGTTCTGCAAGCCGGGTACCTGCTACGCCTATCAGAATATCGCCTATGACGCGGCGTCGGAGATCGTGGAGCGAACGACGGGTCAGGATTATGCCACCGCCGCGCGCGCACGACTGTTCACCCCATTGGGCATGAGCAACGCCAGCGTAGGTCGTGCTGGTCTGGAGGCAGCGGCGAGCTGGGCCAAGCCCCATCACATGGCGCGCAGGCCAGTGAGCGTGAACGATTATTATTATCGAGTCCCCGCCGCCGGCGGGGTGAATTCATCCGTCCGCGATCTCACACGCTGGATGCTGGCCCAGATGGGAGCCGCGCCGAAGGTGCTGCCGCAGCCGCTGCTGGAAGCGATGCACCGCCCGCGCGTCGACACGCCGCCGCACGGCCCGCGCGCGGCGATGGATCGCGCGCTCACCGACGCGGCTTACGGCCTGGGCTGGCGCAGCTACCATTATGCCGGCCACAGCCTGGTCGGACATCGCGGCTCGGTCGACGGATATGGATCACTGATCCTGTTCGACCCGGCCGATCACAGCGGCATCGTGATGCTGTGGAACAGCAACCGGCATGTCGCCGCGCGGCTTCAGCTGGAATTCTTCGACATGCTGTACGGGCTCGCCCCGACAGACTGGCTGGAACTGCCGGACAAGCCGCTGACCCGGTAA
- a CDS encoding cytochrome c family protein has protein sequence MDDRTNTIAGWVLAACGAALGLSIVGGMVFHSGEVEKPGYAIEAAEEEGGGAAAEVPIASLLGTADPAKGADVFKKCAACHTATQGGAAGIGPNLYATLGKPVAGHAGFAYTDALKKVGGTWDFEKMNAWLTSPRKFAPGTKMTFAGLSNPQDRANLLAYLNQQGSNLPLPAAPAAGAPAATEGGNAVEGGGGAAPGAANAVDAVEKDVRGQTGDIANTATPASGAPSVDPAAQKQTGR, from the coding sequence ATGGATGATCGGACCAACACGATTGCAGGCTGGGTTCTTGCTGCCTGCGGCGCCGCGCTTGGGCTGTCGATCGTCGGCGGCATGGTCTTCCACTCGGGCGAGGTCGAGAAGCCGGGTTACGCCATTGAGGCCGCTGAGGAAGAAGGCGGCGGGGCTGCCGCCGAAGTGCCGATCGCATCGCTGCTCGGCACCGCTGATCCCGCCAAGGGCGCGGACGTGTTCAAGAAGTGCGCCGCGTGCCACACCGCCACGCAGGGTGGCGCGGCCGGTATCGGCCCGAACCTGTATGCGACGCTGGGCAAGCCGGTCGCCGGCCATGCGGGCTTCGCCTATACGGATGCGCTGAAGAAGGTCGGCGGCACCTGGGACTTCGAGAAGATGAACGCGTGGCTCACAAGCCCGCGTAAGTTCGCACCGGGCACGAAGATGACCTTCGCCGGCCTGTCGAACCCGCAGGATCGCGCTAATCTCCTCGCCTATCTCAACCAGCAGGGCTCCAACCTGCCGCTGCCCGCCGCGCCTGCGGCTGGTGCGCCGGCGGCGACCGAGGGCGGCAATGCGGTCGAGGGTGGCGGCGGGGCCGCGCCGGGCGCCGCGAATGCCGTGGACGCCGTGGAAAAGGACGTGCGTGGCCAGACCGGCGACATCGCCAACACCGCCACGCCGGCCAGCGGGGCGCCTTCGGTGGATCCGGCGGCGCAGAAGCAGACCGGTCGCTGA
- a CDS encoding spermidine synthase: MTPRELIGIAEVPGGPPLRLFRRGADFMIVLDRNELMSTRMSGSEVALGTMTCDRLAGHPAPRLLIGGYGMGFTLRAVLDRLGPDAGITVAELVPGIIEWARGPMADLTAGCLDDPRVTLEMGDVGEAIRRAAGSYDAIMLDVDNGPDGLTRPANDGIYSIRGLAAARHALKPGGVLAVWSAAPDPVFARRLSQAGFGVDEVRVRARDNGKGATHIIWFARRS, from the coding sequence GTGACCCCGCGGGAGCTGATCGGCATCGCGGAGGTCCCGGGCGGACCGCCACTGCGGCTGTTCCGGCGCGGCGCTGACTTCATGATCGTGCTCGATCGCAACGAGCTGATGAGCACGCGGATGAGCGGCTCTGAAGTCGCGCTTGGCACCATGACATGCGATCGGCTGGCCGGGCATCCCGCGCCCCGGCTGCTGATCGGTGGCTATGGCATGGGCTTCACGCTGCGTGCCGTTCTCGATCGACTCGGCCCGGACGCGGGAATCACCGTTGCCGAGCTGGTGCCCGGCATTATCGAATGGGCGCGCGGCCCGATGGCCGATCTCACCGCCGGATGCCTCGACGATCCGCGCGTCACGCTGGAAATGGGCGACGTCGGGGAGGCGATCCGGCGCGCCGCCGGCAGCTATGATGCGATCATGCTGGACGTGGATAACGGCCCGGATGGCCTCACCCGTCCGGCCAATGACGGCATCTACTCCATCCGCGGCCTGGCCGCGGCCAGACACGCGCTGAAGCCCGGCGGCGTTCTGGCGGTCTGGTCGGCCGCGCCCGATCCCGTCTTCGCGCGCCGCCTGTCGCAGGCCGGTTTTGGTGTGGACGAGGTGCGCGTGCGCGCGCGCGACAATGGCAAGGGCGCCACGCACATCATCTGGTTCGCACGCCGGTCCTGA
- a CDS encoding prephenate dehydratase yields the protein MENFAAPARPIVADMIAAASQAPERTVAFQGAPGANSHVAVSEAFPDALPLPCFSFEDAIDAVKRGTADRAMIPIENSLHGRVADIHFLLPESGLVITGEHFLPIRHALMGVGTRDDVREAMSHPQALGQCRHWLKAHDIRPVSYPDTAGAAALVAEQADAGIAALAPPAAAGIYGLNLLATDIADADHNMTRFVVLARGGRPAAGEGPWMTTFIFEVKNVPAALYKALGGFATNGVNMTKLESYQRGGTFAATDFYCDIEGKPGDENVDRALEELGFQTKWVRILGTYRQARKRG from the coding sequence ATGGAAAATTTCGCCGCGCCCGCCCGTCCGATCGTTGCCGACATGATCGCCGCCGCCTCCCAAGCGCCCGAACGCACCGTTGCGTTCCAGGGCGCGCCGGGCGCCAACAGCCATGTCGCGGTGAGCGAAGCCTTTCCCGATGCCCTGCCGCTGCCGTGCTTTTCCTTCGAGGATGCGATCGATGCGGTGAAGCGCGGGACGGCGGACCGGGCGATGATCCCGATCGAGAATTCGCTGCACGGCCGGGTGGCGGACATCCACTTCCTGCTGCCCGAATCGGGGCTGGTGATCACCGGCGAGCACTTCCTGCCGATCCGCCATGCCCTGATGGGCGTGGGCACGCGCGACGACGTGCGCGAGGCGATGAGCCACCCGCAGGCGCTGGGGCAGTGCCGCCACTGGCTGAAGGCGCACGATATCCGCCCCGTGTCCTACCCCGACACCGCCGGCGCCGCCGCGCTGGTGGCGGAACAGGCGGATGCCGGCATCGCCGCGCTCGCCCCGCCGGCTGCCGCGGGGATCTATGGCCTGAACCTGCTCGCCACCGACATCGCGGACGCGGACCACAACATGACCCGCTTCGTCGTCCTCGCGCGCGGTGGCCGCCCGGCGGCGGGCGAGGGGCCGTGGATGACCACCTTCATCTTCGAGGTGAAGAACGTTCCCGCAGCGCTCTACAAGGCGCTGGGCGGCTTCGCCACCAATGGCGTCAACATGACGAAGCTGGAAAGCTACCAGCGAGGCGGCACTTTCGCGGCGACCGATTTCTACTGCGACATCGAAGGCAAGCCGGGCGACGAGAATGTCGACCGCGCGCTGGAGGAACTGGGCTTTCAGACGAAATGGGTCCGCATCCTCGGCACGTACCGGCAGGCGCGCAAGCGCGGCTGA
- a CDS encoding Hsp70 family protein, producing the protein MAAHPATTEEQIVDKGAPALGVDFGTTNTVVAQADGAGDSRLVDFAGEAFHGPVFRSALCFWEDDSGWNGVAHEAGPWAIEEYLGSPLDSRFVQSFKTVAASATFERALIFGKPFRFEDLGQRFLRRLVGHAGGRLDARPSRIVIGRPVQYAGARPDEALARQRYDAMFHGFGTSIHYVYEPLGAAYSYAAQLTEPATILVADFGGGTTDFSIVRVAEPGTARRCVPLSSAGIGIAGDRFDQRLMDRLVLPLIGKGTTYRSFGKLLDIPGGYFADFADWSRLALMRNRRTLEELRRLQRDASDRKAVGRMIALIENEQGFPLYDAVGRVKRELSQAEEAFFRFEGGGVSIAAPVTRADFEQWIAADLRRIEETMETALVRAGMEPRAIDRVFLTGGSSLIPAIRAIFERRFGGERIASGNELTSIAHGLALIGEQADVAEWSV; encoded by the coding sequence ATGGCGGCTCATCCGGCCACGACAGAGGAGCAGATCGTGGACAAAGGCGCGCCCGCGCTCGGCGTGGATTTCGGCACGACCAATACCGTCGTCGCTCAGGCCGACGGCGCCGGCGACTCGCGATTGGTCGATTTTGCGGGTGAGGCGTTCCACGGGCCGGTGTTCCGTTCCGCCTTGTGCTTCTGGGAAGACGATTCCGGCTGGAACGGCGTGGCGCATGAAGCGGGCCCTTGGGCGATCGAGGAATATCTCGGCTCGCCGCTCGACAGCAGGTTCGTGCAATCGTTCAAGACGGTGGCGGCCAGCGCGACGTTCGAGCGCGCGCTGATCTTCGGCAAGCCGTTCCGCTTCGAAGATCTAGGCCAGCGGTTCCTGCGCAGGCTGGTCGGCCATGCCGGCGGCCGGCTGGATGCCCGGCCATCGCGGATCGTCATCGGCCGTCCGGTGCAATATGCCGGCGCCCGCCCCGACGAAGCACTCGCGCGGCAGCGTTACGACGCGATGTTCCACGGGTTCGGCACCAGCATCCACTATGTCTATGAGCCGCTTGGCGCCGCCTACAGCTATGCCGCGCAACTGACCGAGCCCGCGACCATCCTGGTTGCGGATTTTGGCGGCGGCACGACGGACTTCTCGATCGTCCGCGTGGCGGAGCCCGGCACCGCCCGCCGCTGTGTACCGCTGTCCTCCGCCGGCATCGGCATCGCCGGCGATCGCTTCGATCAGCGGCTGATGGACCGGCTGGTCCTGCCACTGATCGGCAAGGGCACGACCTACCGCTCATTCGGGAAGCTGCTGGACATACCTGGCGGCTATTTCGCCGATTTCGCCGATTGGTCGCGGCTTGCCCTGATGCGCAATCGTCGCACCCTTGAGGAACTGCGCCGGCTACAGCGCGACGCCAGCGATCGCAAGGCCGTCGGGCGCATGATTGCGCTGATCGAGAACGAACAGGGTTTTCCGCTCTATGACGCGGTCGGGCGGGTGAAGCGGGAATTGTCGCAGGCCGAGGAAGCGTTTTTCCGCTTCGAGGGCGGTGGGGTCTCGATCGCCGCACCGGTCACCCGCGCCGACTTTGAACAATGGATCGCGGCCGACCTGCGCCGCATCGAGGAAACGATGGAGACGGCGCTCGTCCGGGCCGGGATGGAGCCGCGCGCGATCGACCGGGTGTTCCTGACGGGCGGGTCGTCGCTGATCCCGGCAATCCGCGCGATCTTCGAACGCCGGTTCGGCGGTGAGCGGATCGCATCGGGGAATGAGCTGACGTCAATCGCGCATGGGCTGGCATTGATCGGCGAGCAGGCGGACGTTGCGGAGTGGAGCGTCTGA